One Rhea pennata isolate bPtePen1 chromosome 15, bPtePen1.pri, whole genome shotgun sequence genomic window, GCAGGGAGAGGCTGTGGCACCTAGTGCGAGGTGTCCCTACTGGCACCCAGCTGCTAAACTCATGCGACCCCACTGCCTGTCCCTGGTGCTGAGCCACAGCAAGGTTCTTCGGTCTCTTACTCTGGCGTGCACGTTACATCCAAGCAATAAATAACCAGAGTCCCTGGAAGCAAGATTATGGACGTTACCTCAAGAGCAGAGACCGAAAGAAAGAATAGCCAGGGAAGCCATGAAATGGCTGAATATGGGAGTTATTTAAAGATAACagcaagaagagaaacaagTAGAGACCAACTAGCAGCCTGTAAAGGGaaactcttttgcttttttgtaaaGCAGGGAACCTTTCCTCAAAGACTTTTTGATTTGCTAGTCAAAAGTAAGGAGGATTTACTAGTCAGTGTCTCAACTGAGAACAGTTTCGCCTGAGTCCGTAGCTGTTTCAGCTGCCCATTTTCCCCCAGTACCAATTATAACTTTCCCAGTACACCATCTCCAGGACTGAGTGAGCAGGCAGTCCCGAGGGGCACTGAGTGTAGTGCTGGGGCACATTTTGTTCCAGGGGTTCATGCTTTCCAATCATGGGTCAAATCCTCATACTGCTTCCACAATCTTTTGGATCCAAGTGTATCTTTGAAACATCCTCCTGCAACCGCACCTGTGCAAACTCAGGCGTCACACAGTGCAGCAAGAACTCTGTCACCTGTGTCCTAAGTTTGGAGTCTCTCCTTTGGCtgagcaaaagagaaattatcAGTTGGGAGGAGAGTTCTCTGAGTAACTTGTGGACAGCTGAGAAAACAGGAGAGTTAAAAGGATTACTGGGGCTCTAGCTTACCCATTAGGCATAGGATAAGGGTATCATAAAGAGGGGGATTTTCTGCTGTGTATACATCTTTTCCATTTGTAGCTGACAGCTCAATATGGAATTAGTACATTATACTACTATTTTGATGTTTCTGTCTCTCATAGGAAGGAAATAATCCAAAAGCTCTGATGGTTATAATTGCAAAAAAACCTGTATACCTGCTTTTGTGCCATGAAGATTTTCCATGAATTTCAAGTGTTGCGGTCCCCTTGGAGCCTCCAGACACTCTGCAGATTATTCCACCAGTGTCACAGGGCTTTTGCACCTTTGAATTTCTCAGATTATGAAGCCATCGGTCGCCGTGAAAAGGAAGTGCCTGAATACTTCAATTTTGCAAGTGATGTCCTCGACAAATGGACTCAAATAGAAAAGGTTGCGTTTATGACTCTGTGGGTTCAGTATTTTAAGCGGAACTGTGGCCTCCCTGAAGTCAAGGGTAGaactcactgatttcagtaggacCAGAATTTCCTCTGGTATTTCTATTTTAGCATGATCTTACATTgtagaaaaaggaaaggcaatTTGCTTTAGCATCAGCGGGGGCATGGTGCTTTGTCTCTCTCTTTATGACTGCTTCAGCAATGTGTGCAGTGCTAGGTTTGTAAAAGCctctaaataatttttaatcagaaatgtCATTGTAAATCAGGTAGATAGATGCACCAAATTAGATAGGTGTCTTTTGAACAAAAGCTAAATATGTGCTTAATATCTCTGCCCTGAAAAGCCCTGCAGTGTCTGCAGTATCACAGAAAATCTACAAGGAACTGCAGGAGCTCCTGGAGTAACCGGCATGTCACTTACCCTTGTGTTGTGTGTAGGAACGAAAAGGACCATCAAACCCAGCCTTGTGGTGGATAAATGGAAAAGGAAGTGAAGTGAAGTGGAGCTTCGAAGAGCTGGGCTTCCTGTCCCGAAAAGCAGCCAATGTGCTTTCTGGCCCCTGTGATCTGCAAAGAGGAGACCGAGTTATAGTGATTCTACCCCGAATCCTGGAGTGGTGGCTGCTGAACGTGGCTTGTATGCGAACAGGTGAATTATGTCATTCCTAGTCATGCGTATAATGCTTGTGCCAAAAGTTGGTTAACAGTTCAtttacaattacattttttatttgaaatgtagTTTGAACCTTTAGTTTGACTTTGTAGTTTGAACTTTTGACAATCAAAGGTGCTGACAGGGGTAGTCCCTTATGACTGATGGAATTACCTTCACTGCTTTTCCTTCGCTTTCTGTGGCTTGTatggatttaaaaatcagtttgaatTAACTTCAGCTAGACTTTAAGTTAAAGCTGCTAGAGAACTTTGTGGTCCTAAAGTAGTATTTTATACTTCCATTGTGCCTGAGGCAAAGGATCTCATAGAAACAAGCGATTTTGTGCTTCCCACCTGCACATCTGTGTTCAGGTAGAAGCAGAGTCCATCTGCTCGGGGATGTCTGACTCACCTTACTCTCTACCCATTTCTGGGTTGAATGGTGTTGGCATTCAACAAATCAGTGGAAGCTATGAAGTGACTAGgactgaaagtgaaaaatatttaatgtattttccgTTTTATTGCACTTCTAGGCATTATCTTCACCCCAGGGACAACACAACTGACAGCAAAAGACATTTGTTACAGATTGATGACTTCCAAGGCTAAGTGCATTGTTACCACTGATGCACTTGCTCCTGCAGTGGACTCAGTTGCATCTAAATGCCagtctctgaaaacaaagctaatTGTAtctgagagcagcagggctgagtgGCTGAACTTCAGCGATTTGTTCAAGTGAGTGCCTTCTGCCTTAGTTCCACCACGGTTATCTCATACTTGTCTAATATATATTGTTTACAtacattcttctgttttgttaagGAACTAGATACCTTTGAGGATGTGGGAGAGAAGGCAGTTTAGTCATTTTTACGTGAAGAAAGGGAATATTTGGCATCAGCCAATttggtaattaaaaaataattacagtctCACAACACATACAGTTTTTTACATATGACTAGgaaataatatggaaaaaatggaCAGGAAAGCTTCTTTCATTGGCAGCTGTGGCCTATTTACCCTCTAAagctcaaataaaaatattctctacATATTACACCAATCCATTTTCCTAAAACTTGATGATCATAAGATTTATATGGATGGCCTTTCAttaggaaagactgaaaaaaacacattgcaaAATGATCCTAATGCATTTAGGAATCCACCTCACTCTGTACTGAACTGCAGCTACCAGAATGGGACCTGATGTACTGTAGTTTGTGCACTACAGTTTGTTTGACCGCAAACAAACTTCCTTCCTTGTGGGGAAGGAAGGCAAAATATCCTGCTGCGATGTGCCCAAGGCCTCAGGTGTGATGTTGCCAACTaatgttttgttaaaagaaTCTATATAactaaaattatattctttcagGGTGGAATCCAAGGTCTTCTATCACTTTTAGAGCTTTCTAGGATGTTGCATGTGCTCGAACAGCCACTGAAATCTTAGCTAGCATTGCCTGTACAGCAGTTGTCTCACTGTATTTCTGCCAGCTCCTTCAGACAGTTGCCCACTTCACTGTCACCAAACAGAAAAACCGAGGAAGCAGCAACACTGCATTCTCAAACCTCCTAGAGCTACTGAAATATGATTAAGTGGATTTGATGAATCTGCTCATGCTGGGCTGATATTGCAGGAATCAGGTTCATGGCAGAGGATAAcattgatttgaaaaaaaatacgtTGTCTAGAACTGCAGCAGTCCTGTAGATACTGTCACTGGCAGTCAGGCAgggagccccatgggggcaaGGCATGGTCAAAGGATCCAAGCTTGATTCGCTGAATACCATCAGCCACTGTTTCATATaaccttcttttttcctaaggGCTGCCCCTGCAGTCCATAACTGCGTGAAGACGAGAAGCCAGGACCCAATGGCAATCTATTTTACCAGCGGCACCACAGGCTCCCCCAAAATGGCTGAACACTCCTATGGAAGCCTAGGTCTGGGATTTTTCCTTTGTGGAAGGTAAAGCATTCAGCTCAGTTATGCCTCTGCAGCTCTGAAATGTGAAGCAAATGGAAAGGTTTTTGTACATGATGCAACTCTGATAGATGACAAGCCTCCCATGGTACTAACATGCAATTTCTTTTGGTGTCCTCAGCTGAATTGTAGCCAGGAAACAAGGATCTTGTTTGACATGGTATATGACACTGTTTTAGAAATGACAGCTTACCTATTTAAAACCAGGCTAAATAACATACTTCAATGAATAAGTTACAGtatcatttgcttttctttatctttGCCATCAACATAAAGAATAAGCAAAAGGTATTTGTTTTTGAGCTCTGGAGTTCTGGATCAAATAAATTTACCATGCCTTTCtaaggggggggagggaggggaaagggaattTTTAAATCTCCACTTACAGACTCCCTCATATTAATCACTGTTGTCTTCAACAGATACTGGATGGATTTGATTCCCTCAGACATCGTATGGAACACGTCAGACACTGCTTGGATAAAAGCAGCTATTGGAAGTGTTTTTGGTCCATGGATCCAGGGTGCATGTATTTTTGTACATGCCATGCCACAGTTTGATCCAAGAGCAGTCTTAAATGTAAGAACACCATGCTGATAATGAGCAGTTAATCATATTTCATACTGTTTTCCAGGCAGGCCACAAATGCTGAGTCTCTTGAGTTTATGGGATTAGCTGCTTTAGGATAGCATAACTACAAGGTGATTATACTCTGAATAGGCAAGTCAGTACTGGAAAACACTGAAGGAATAAGATCAGctttttcctaaaggaaatTATGTTCAAGCTTCTTGAGCCAATGTCATATTTAATCTTGTGACATACAGAGAGGAGAGTGCTATTATTAAATGGCTCAAAGCATGTTACATGAAAAATTGTATGTTTCTAACACATAGGGTGTATTTGGGGGGTTTTACcctcagtttcattttcttttttaaatggtgGCTTCtagtttggttttcttttttctataaatttatTGGCATTGCAAGCATTTGCTTGCAATGGGTGTGGGGTTTCACATCTCCACACAAAGTGCGGTAGACAGTAGAGACTGATCTACCCATGGTGTGGTTAGAGTGAAGACTGGTGAACGAGAGGCCTTCCCCTTTTATTTCCCTTGCCTGTCCCTCTTGCTAAGTAAATACCattgaaaacagaagcaagctAAAAAGAAGGTAGGGCTAAATTCCACCTGAGTGATGATGAATCATCTGCTAGTGTTATAGATGAGAAATTAAGACATGTTAGAAAACAGAGAGCTGAGATCCTTATTTTTCTGGCAGGGTGCTCACATCCTTTGTGTTCAGTTCCAGCCAAAGGAGAGTATGTGTTTACCTGACCAAAAAAATACCCCTTTTAATACAGCATCACTCTTGATCCAGCCTGAGCCCCTGGTGATTCATCTCTGTGCTGCACTGCATGTACAGGCCCTGTGTCAGAGCAGCTGAGGGCCGTGCAGCGTGTCCGAAGCACTGAGGCTGTCCTTCTCAGAGATTATGGGACCAATTGAAAGACTGACATAGGCAAAACGTTCGGAAGAAACCTCTCATTTTTAAGTGCTTATATTTTGAAGTGTCTGATTTTGTCCTACAGTGAAATGTGAGCTCTACTGAAGTCACCTGAAAAACTTAAGTTGTGCTTCCAAAGCCAGGTTTTCACATCAAGGGATTGTCTTTGTTACTAGAGTGAATATCAGGACAAACGTGGCCCACCAGAGATTCACTGCTGTCAGTGTGTCGCTTCTTCAGCTGATACTTGTAGCACTGTAACTGAACGTGGACAGTCACAGACATTACTCTGGCTTTCCATGTAACTGAGGTTACCATCAGGCCTTATAATTTATGCctgatacagaaaagaaattaatagttagcagcaacatttttttcccataaaatgATGTTGTTTAACCTCTattgtctttttaatttgtcaGACCTTGTGCAGATATCCAGTGACAACACTGTGCAGTGCCCCAACCGGCTACCGCATGTTAGTACAGCAGGACCTCAGCAGGTACCTTTCTCCTGTCAATGGTACAACTGTCACATCTGTGTGCTACTGTCTGCTCTCTAGCAGTGTTTTTTATGGGCCCATATAGCCACTTAAACTCAGAGTGGTGGCAAAAAATAATGTGCTGAATGTAGGGGGCTGTCAGAAGGCACAGCCTTTTCCTTAGCATTGCAGAGAGGTGGCAAATCAAGACAGATTCTGAGGTGTCGTAGACAGTAAATGCAGAGGATGGTGCTCAGCCCTGGAAGCTGCATGTGTGGCCATCCGTCCTTGTGTCTGTGCAGCTCACCCTTCTAGCTCCAGTCGAACTAGAGCTCAAGGTgttctctcaaccctaaccctcaccTTGCCCTATCCGTAGGCTGAGCCTTAGATAAGCCCCTTCCCATTCCCACCCAGCTATGCTCAGACCATAAAGCACCCAATTT contains:
- the LOC134147177 gene encoding acyl-coenzyme A synthetase ACSM4, mitochondrial-like, with product MKIFHEFQVLRSPWSLQTLCRLFHQCHRAFAPLNFSDYEAIGRREKEVPEYFNFASDVLDKWTQIEKERKGPSNPALWWINGKGSEVKWSFEELGFLSRKAANVLSGPCDLQRGDRVIVILPRILEWWLLNVACMRTGIIFTPGTTQLTAKDICYRLMTSKAKCIVTTDALAPAVDSVASKCQSLKTKLIVSESSRAEWLNFSDLFKAAPAVHNCVKTRSQDPMAIYFTSGTTGSPKMAEHSYGSLGLGFFLCGRYWMDLIPSDIVWNTSDTAWIKAAIGSVFGPWIQGACIFVHAMPQFDPRAVLNTLCRYPVTTLCSAPTGYRMLVQQDLSSYTFKALKHCLTGGEPLNPEVMAQWKRRTGLEIYEGYGQTEVGIICANTKGMKIKPGSLGKAFPPCDVQIIDENSSILPPGKEGDIAIRIDAKWPFTFFNHYLYDPVKTASTIRGNFYVTGDRGCMDEDGYIWFMGRSDDVIISSGYRIGPFEIENALIEHPAVAESAVVSSPDPIRGEVVKAFVVLSPSVKSQDPEKLTCELQDHVKKVTAPYKYPRKIEFVQQLPKTITGKIRRNELRKKEWGQI